A region of Mesorhizobium sp. AR02 DNA encodes the following proteins:
- a CDS encoding UDP-glucose dehydrogenase family protein, which produces MNLTVFGIGYVGLVQAAVLAEVGHQVVCVDIDENKVERLNQGFVPIFEPGLESIVRENHAAGRIKFTTDAAAAVRHGEIQMIAVGTPPGEDGSADLKYVLAVAETIGREMDSAKIVVGKSTVPVGTCEKVKARIAETLKKRGREDLSFDVASNPEFLKEGSAVADCMKPDRIIVGTSSEETEAVMRELYAPFNRNHEKMIVMDVRSAEFTKYAANCMLATKISFMNEMANLAEQLGADIEEVRKGIGSDPRIGYHFIYPGLGYGGSCFPKDVRALIKTAEGVKFDAKLLRAVEERNNDQKSVLFDKVNRYFKGSLKGKTFALWGLAFKPNTDDMREAPARVLMEALWKAGATVQAYDPEAMQECQAIYGLRDDLLLCGTKEAALRGADALLIATEWKSFRAPSFDALKDALTTPVIFDGRNLYDPKVVARHGIEYHSIGRMAA; this is translated from the coding sequence ATGAACTTGACGGTGTTTGGAATTGGCTACGTCGGCCTCGTGCAGGCGGCGGTGCTTGCCGAGGTTGGCCACCAGGTTGTTTGCGTCGACATCGACGAGAACAAGGTGGAGCGGCTCAACCAGGGCTTCGTTCCGATCTTCGAACCAGGCCTCGAAAGCATCGTCCGGGAGAATCACGCCGCCGGCCGCATCAAATTCACCACCGATGCCGCAGCCGCCGTCCGGCATGGTGAAATCCAGATGATCGCGGTCGGCACGCCGCCCGGCGAGGACGGTTCGGCCGACCTCAAATATGTGCTGGCGGTCGCCGAGACCATCGGCCGCGAAATGGACAGTGCCAAGATCGTCGTCGGCAAGTCGACCGTGCCGGTCGGCACCTGCGAAAAGGTGAAGGCCAGGATCGCCGAAACGCTGAAGAAGAGAGGGCGCGAGGACCTGAGCTTCGACGTCGCCTCCAATCCCGAATTCCTCAAGGAAGGCTCGGCCGTCGCCGACTGCATGAAGCCTGACCGCATCATCGTCGGCACATCCAGCGAGGAGACCGAGGCGGTGATGCGCGAGCTCTATGCGCCCTTCAACCGCAACCACGAAAAGATGATCGTGATGGACGTGCGCAGCGCCGAATTCACGAAATACGCCGCCAACTGCATGCTGGCGACCAAGATCAGCTTCATGAACGAGATGGCCAATCTGGCCGAGCAGCTCGGCGCCGACATCGAGGAGGTGCGCAAGGGCATCGGCAGCGATCCGCGCATCGGCTACCACTTCATCTATCCGGGTCTTGGCTATGGCGGCTCGTGCTTTCCCAAGGACGTCCGCGCCCTGATCAAGACCGCCGAGGGCGTCAAATTCGACGCCAAGCTGCTGCGCGCCGTCGAGGAGCGCAACAACGACCAGAAATCCGTGCTGTTCGACAAGGTGAACCGCTATTTCAAGGGCAGTCTCAAGGGCAAGACCTTTGCGCTTTGGGGCCTGGCCTTCAAGCCCAACACCGACGACATGCGCGAAGCGCCGGCGCGCGTTCTGATGGAAGCGCTGTGGAAGGCCGGCGCGACCGTGCAGGCCTATGATCCCGAGGCGATGCAGGAATGCCAGGCCATCTATGGCCTGCGCGACGACCTGCTTCTGTGCGGCACCAAGGAAGCGGCTTTGCGCGGCGCCGATGCGCTGCTCATTGCCACCGAATGGAAGAGTTTTCGAGCCCCATCCTTCGACGCGTTGAAGGACGCGCTGACCACGCCGGTCATCTTCGACGGCCGCAACCTCTATGACCCCAAGGTCGTGGCGCGCCACGGCATCGAATATCACTCGATCGGCAGAATGGCGGCATGA
- a CDS encoding sugar transferase encodes MRDIAKSATAGFSQADTDFPPPIGGLIKRSFDIAGSLVGLIALSPLFIMIALLVKFSDGGSIFYGHRRIGRGGRIFPCLKFRTMVPNGDKVLAAYLATNPDANAEWIATRKLKNDPRVTRVGAVLRKLSLDELPQIINILQGDMSLVGPRPVVRDELEIYGSAAVYYLKSRPGLTGLWQVSGRNDVSYDSRVAFDRHYVENWSLFGDVRIIIKTVPAVWMSRGSY; translated from the coding sequence ATGAGGGATATTGCCAAGTCGGCCACGGCGGGCTTTTCGCAGGCTGACACCGATTTTCCGCCGCCAATCGGCGGCCTCATCAAGCGCAGCTTCGATATTGCCGGCTCACTGGTTGGTCTGATCGCTCTTAGCCCGCTGTTCATCATGATAGCGTTGCTGGTCAAGTTTTCCGACGGCGGATCGATTTTCTACGGTCATCGGCGAATCGGTCGCGGCGGACGGATTTTTCCGTGCCTGAAATTCCGCACCATGGTTCCGAACGGCGACAAGGTGCTGGCCGCCTATCTCGCCACCAACCCGGACGCCAATGCGGAATGGATAGCGACCCGCAAGCTGAAGAACGATCCGCGCGTCACCCGTGTCGGCGCGGTGTTGCGGAAGCTCAGCCTCGATGAACTGCCGCAGATCATCAACATCCTGCAGGGCGACATGAGCCTCGTCGGGCCTCGCCCGGTGGTGCGCGACGAACTGGAAATCTACGGCAGCGCCGCCGTCTACTATCTGAAGTCGCGGCCCGGCCTGACCGGCCTGTGGCAGGTCAGCGGCCGCAACGACGTCTCCTACGACAGCCGCGTCGCCTTCGACCGCCACTATGTCGAGAACTGGTCGCTGTTCGGCGACGTGCGCATCATCATCAAGACCGTGCCGGCCGTCTGGATGTCACGCGGCTCTTACTGA
- a CDS encoding PqqD family protein encodes MNWNPSEHDIVNATKDAVACEFGDGLALLNLKSNIYYSLNGVGAFIWELIQEPKSIANIRGAVLERYNVDAERCKADVDALLKGLTENGLVRLQHEALV; translated from the coding sequence ATGAACTGGAACCCATCCGAGCACGATATCGTAAATGCCACGAAGGACGCCGTGGCTTGCGAATTCGGCGATGGCCTCGCGCTGCTCAACCTGAAATCCAACATCTATTACAGCCTCAACGGCGTCGGTGCGTTCATCTGGGAGCTGATCCAGGAGCCGAAGTCGATCGCCAATATCCGCGGCGCCGTGCTTGAGCGCTACAATGTCGACGCCGAGCGCTGCAAGGCCGACGTCGACGCCTTGCTGAAAGGCCTGACTGAGAACGGACTTGTGAGGCTGCAGCATGAGGCACTTGTCTAG
- a CDS encoding serine kinase, with translation MMPRNQPLATYPGDPAPHAGMMRERRYYRAYGLTIASDVALPELEPAEPAPADILIAIGTIDMPKPSPETATIFRFEHDRQYLAWHAVGAFLISDFGRIDIEPAPGVDDALLAFPLLGPVMALLLHRRGLLVLHASAVAVAGRGAIFMGDKGAGKSTTASALIRAGHELLTDDVVALDLAKPETPMIVAGFPQIKLAADAAAAISLGRAEVRPQVHPQIEKMQHRLHGAFSNGTVPATRIYVLERGQRAGITALPGIAALPAIIKFSYVTRFGRAALSGDFAALHFRQCSAIANHVGVFRLEVPTGLDRIGEAVELIETDLAAQDPVAGDLAAGRRKR, from the coding sequence ATAATGCCCCGCAACCAGCCGCTCGCCACATATCCTGGTGATCCTGCTCCTCATGCCGGGATGATGCGGGAGCGGCGATACTACCGGGCCTATGGTCTGACCATCGCGTCCGACGTAGCGCTGCCCGAACTGGAGCCGGCGGAGCCGGCGCCAGCGGATATACTGATCGCGATCGGCACGATCGACATGCCGAAGCCTTCGCCCGAGACCGCGACAATCTTCCGCTTCGAGCACGACCGGCAATATCTGGCATGGCATGCCGTCGGCGCCTTCCTGATCAGCGATTTCGGCCGCATCGACATCGAGCCCGCGCCCGGCGTCGACGACGCGCTGCTGGCCTTCCCACTGCTCGGGCCGGTGATGGCGCTGCTGCTGCACCGGCGCGGCCTGCTCGTCCTGCATGCCAGCGCCGTTGCGGTGGCCGGCAGGGGCGCCATCTTCATGGGTGACAAGGGCGCCGGCAAATCGACGACGGCAAGCGCGCTGATCCGGGCCGGTCATGAATTGCTTACCGACGATGTCGTGGCGCTGGATCTCGCCAAACCCGAGACGCCGATGATCGTTGCGGGCTTTCCCCAGATCAAGCTTGCCGCCGACGCCGCGGCCGCGATTTCGCTTGGCCGGGCAGAGGTGCGGCCGCAAGTACATCCGCAGATCGAGAAGATGCAGCATCGCCTGCACGGCGCCTTCTCCAACGGCACGGTGCCGGCGACCAGGATCTATGTCCTCGAGCGCGGCCAAAGGGCCGGGATCACGGCCTTGCCCGGCATCGCCGCCCTGCCGGCGATCATCAAATTCTCCTATGTGACGCGGTTCGGCCGGGCGGCGCTGTCCGGCGATTTCGCAGCGCTGCATTTTCGCCAATGTTCAGCAATCGCTAACCATGTCGGTGTGTTCCGGCTGGAAGTTCCGACCGGCCTCGACAGGATTGGCGAGGCGGTGGAGCTGATCGAAACCGATCTGGCGGCCCAGGATCCGGTGGCCGGGGATCTGGCAGCTGGCCGCCGGAAACGGTGA
- a CDS encoding family 16 glycosylhydrolase: MNSDPKTTSTTAIDVTSFAHETRQADLRRLGLIGGLLLAALGSLFAAPAHAQDIQSAPSFVDDFKSFDRSRWYVSDGWNNGSHQNCTWSKGLVALSDGVLSLGFEKQKLKDREFACGEIQTKQRFGYGTYEARLKTDTGSGLNAAFFSYIGPSDKQPWDEIDFEILTKDTSKVQVNAYIDGKGKNEKLVEVPGGTDKAFNDYAFVWEKDSLRWYVNGQLVNTITDPAKLPSHAQKIFFSLWGSDTMKGWMGAFADPGRKLSLRVERVAFTALGEPCQFPESLVCSVKELGKTN; encoded by the coding sequence ATGAATTCGGATCCGAAAACCACGTCCACGACAGCAATTGACGTAACGTCCTTCGCGCATGAGACCCGGCAAGCCGACCTCAGGCGGCTGGGCTTGATCGGCGGGCTGTTGCTGGCTGCTCTCGGCAGCCTCTTTGCGGCTCCCGCCCATGCACAGGATATCCAGTCCGCCCCCTCTTTCGTCGATGATTTCAAAAGCTTCGATCGGTCGCGCTGGTATGTGTCCGACGGCTGGAACAACGGCAGTCATCAAAATTGCACCTGGTCGAAGGGACTGGTCGCGCTTTCCGACGGAGTGCTGTCGCTCGGCTTCGAAAAGCAGAAGCTGAAGGATCGCGAGTTCGCCTGTGGTGAGATCCAGACCAAGCAGCGCTTTGGTTACGGCACCTATGAGGCGCGGCTGAAGACCGACACCGGCTCTGGCCTCAACGCAGCCTTCTTTTCCTATATCGGTCCGTCCGACAAGCAACCCTGGGACGAGATCGACTTCGAAATCCTGACCAAGGACACCTCCAAGGTGCAGGTCAACGCCTATATCGACGGCAAGGGCAAGAACGAGAAGCTGGTCGAGGTGCCGGGCGGCACTGACAAGGCCTTCAACGATTACGCCTTCGTCTGGGAGAAGGACAGTTTGCGCTGGTACGTCAACGGCCAGCTGGTGAACACCATCACCGATCCGGCCAAGCTGCCCAGCCATGCGCAGAAGATCTTCTTCAGTCTTTGGGGCAGCGACACCATGAAGGGCTGGATGGGCGCGTTCGCGGACCCCGGCCGCAAGCTTTCGCTGCGGGTCGAGCGTGTCGCCTTCACCGCGCTCGGCGAGCCATGTCAGTTTCCTGAATCGCTCGTATGCAGTGTAAAAGAGTTGGGAAAGACGAATTGA
- a CDS encoding nucleotidyltransferase family protein — translation MALPESSYERLRAADCGDEIAYVKACLRLYFAGPTASAGEVSTPSLSAAAVADIARLNKVATFVLKALSRLPAGDRPAELFQWLGTYRRQTVSMNAACLMDSMAIHQALRDRQIDFVFLKGPFQQHLLYDDHFMKPSGDVDILVSPAGFSKARDALRSIGYEVAGKSRSVWWVRFLGEQHMIRGNGPKSSTVDLHYRLQQPGSPSPRDADGFLRRKRLVEITGTEVPFTSVADTLMLSCISVAKALFNREPCAGYVCDIRASANRLDEADQRRVLDAAVSQGLDDTLLLGLRAADVLLGGTGTLLSERAKPILSRIGNEDLLNMVIAPWLSSLRWPQRRTVLWELCGRAPVRYLAEAGWAASADISRRIFERPASP, via the coding sequence ATGGCCTTGCCGGAAAGTTCCTATGAACGACTGCGCGCCGCTGATTGCGGCGACGAGATTGCCTATGTGAAGGCCTGCCTGCGGTTGTATTTCGCTGGACCGACGGCCTCGGCCGGCGAGGTGTCGACACCGAGCCTTTCCGCCGCCGCCGTCGCCGATATCGCCAGGCTGAACAAGGTCGCCACCTTCGTTCTGAAGGCGCTGTCGCGCCTCCCGGCGGGTGACAGGCCGGCTGAGCTTTTCCAATGGCTCGGCACCTATCGCCGGCAGACGGTTTCGATGAACGCCGCCTGCCTGATGGATTCGATGGCGATCCACCAGGCGCTGCGCGACAGGCAGATCGATTTCGTCTTTCTCAAAGGTCCGTTCCAGCAGCATCTGCTCTACGACGACCATTTCATGAAGCCTTCGGGCGATGTCGACATCCTGGTTTCCCCTGCCGGGTTCTCAAAAGCGCGCGATGCACTACGCTCGATCGGCTATGAGGTCGCTGGCAAGTCGCGCTCGGTCTGGTGGGTTCGTTTCCTTGGCGAACAGCACATGATCCGCGGCAACGGGCCGAAATCGTCCACGGTCGACCTTCACTATCGCCTCCAGCAGCCCGGCTCGCCCAGTCCGCGCGATGCCGACGGCTTCCTGCGGCGCAAACGGCTGGTCGAGATCACCGGCACTGAAGTGCCGTTCACGTCGGTCGCCGACACGCTGATGCTCTCCTGCATCAGCGTCGCCAAGGCACTGTTCAACCGCGAACCCTGCGCCGGTTATGTCTGCGACATCAGGGCCAGCGCCAACCGTCTCGACGAGGCCGATCAGCGCCGTGTTCTCGATGCGGCGGTGAGCCAGGGGCTGGACGATACGCTGCTGCTCGGCCTGCGCGCCGCCGATGTGCTGCTGGGCGGCACCGGCACGCTTTTGTCGGAGCGGGCCAAGCCGATCCTGTCGCGCATCGGCAATGAGGACCTGCTCAACATGGTCATCGCGCCATGGCTGTCATCCTTGCGATGGCCGCAGCGGCGAACGGTGTTGTGGGAATTGTGCGGCAGGGCTCCCGTCCGCTACCTGGCCGAGGCCGGCTGGGCAGCGTCGGCGGACATCAGCCGCCGCATCTTCGAGCGGCCCGCCAGTCCGTGA
- a CDS encoding lasso peptide gives MEQNVEKHEYETPSLTVHGSIETITQGGGGSTAIDASFPAHTPIGDLTFS, from the coding sequence ATGGAACAGAATGTTGAAAAGCACGAGTACGAAACGCCAAGCCTGACGGTACATGGTTCCATTGAAACCATCACCCAGGGCGGCGGTGGCAGCACGGCAATCGACGCGTCGTTTCCCGCGCACACCCCAATTGGCGACCTGACGTTCTCCTGA
- a CDS encoding ABC transporter ATP-binding protein — MSWASACSFYVALVRFNLSLAEIVVLLLVFMRIAPRFMDMQTQAQQVLINLPAYTAMRSLQARFDAEHEPGHAEAGDAKKLSLDTGLNIRGVSFGYDDGTGKTVVNDITFGLPAGKVTALIGPSGSGKSTIADMLLGLLEPTAGKILVDGVEIDASNRRRWRDQVAYVPQDVFLLHDTIAANLRLAAPQAGDDDLWTALRAAHAGEFVERLDQRLDTIVGDRGVRLSGGERQRIALARALLRKPSLLILDEATSALDWQNQSLIARSIDGLRGAMTILTIAHRPSMIAFADWVVAMEDGRVVEVGQYQRLKAKPASRLSRMLSGEQSETEPANVA; from the coding sequence GTGTCGTGGGCCTCAGCCTGTTCATTCTATGTGGCGCTGGTCCGCTTCAACCTGTCACTGGCCGAGATTGTCGTGCTGCTGCTGGTTTTCATGCGCATCGCGCCGCGCTTCATGGACATGCAGACGCAGGCCCAGCAGGTGCTGATCAACCTGCCCGCCTATACGGCCATGCGCAGCCTGCAAGCGCGTTTCGACGCCGAGCACGAACCGGGCCATGCCGAAGCTGGGGATGCCAAAAAACTGTCGCTCGATACCGGGCTGAATATTCGCGGTGTTTCCTTCGGCTACGACGACGGCACCGGCAAGACGGTGGTGAACGACATCACCTTCGGGCTTCCGGCCGGCAAGGTCACCGCCCTGATCGGCCCCTCGGGATCGGGCAAGAGCACGATCGCCGACATGCTGCTCGGCCTGCTCGAACCGACTGCCGGCAAGATCCTCGTCGACGGCGTCGAGATCGATGCCAGCAATCGCCGGCGCTGGCGCGACCAGGTGGCCTATGTGCCGCAGGACGTGTTCCTGCTGCATGACACGATCGCGGCGAACCTGCGCCTAGCCGCGCCGCAAGCCGGCGACGACGATCTGTGGACCGCGTTGCGCGCCGCTCACGCCGGCGAATTCGTCGAACGGCTCGATCAGCGGCTCGACACGATCGTCGGCGACCGCGGCGTGCGCCTCTCCGGCGGCGAGCGTCAGCGCATCGCGCTTGCGCGCGCGCTGCTGCGCAAGCCGTCGCTGCTCATCCTCGACGAGGCGACCAGCGCGCTCGACTGGCAGAACCAGTCGCTGATCGCCCGCTCGATCGACGGATTGCGCGGTGCGATGACCATCCTGACCATCGCGCACCGGCCATCGATGATCGCCTTCGCTGACTGGGTGGTGGCGATGGAAGACGGCCGTGTCGTGGAAGTCGGACAGTATCAGCGGCTGAAGGCGAAGCCGGCGAGCCGGCTGTCCAGGATGCTGTCGGGAGAACAGTCGGAAACCGAACCTGCCAATGTGGCTTGA
- a CDS encoding exopolysaccharide production repressor exox, producing the protein MSLPKFIVGMIFALAIVVAWSWLGGASLGTTLLRVIICAVIIQAGYFVLVYTMIARSAPTPADRLREAERQLSTPDVAEGEKLGSARRSLH; encoded by the coding sequence ATGTCGCTTCCAAAATTCATCGTTGGGATGATTTTCGCTCTCGCAATCGTTGTTGCCTGGTCCTGGCTCGGCGGCGCTTCGCTGGGCACGACACTGTTGCGCGTCATCATATGCGCCGTGATCATCCAGGCCGGCTATTTCGTGCTCGTCTATACCATGATCGCCAGGAGTGCGCCGACGCCGGCTGACAGGCTGCGTGAAGCCGAGAGACAGCTGAGCACGCCCGACGTGGCCGAAGGTGAGAAGCTGGGCAGCGCCCGCCGCAGCCTGCATTAG
- a CDS encoding lasso peptide biosynthesis B2 protein, whose amino-acid sequence MDQRPRPAKRRPSRSLARVLSLSGSEALFLCHCLLVVASIRLGLTLFSYNRVRGMVTRLNARQCASMGELRLVAWGVAAAARFVPRATCLTQALSGQYILARQGNASNIRIGIERGTGEQLKAHAWLVSDNHVVLGGSVDGFAHLVDHGSR is encoded by the coding sequence ATGGACCAAAGACCGAGGCCTGCGAAACGCCGGCCCAGCCGGAGCCTGGCCAGGGTTCTGTCCCTGAGCGGCTCGGAAGCACTTTTCCTCTGCCATTGCCTGCTGGTGGTCGCCTCCATCCGGCTGGGGCTGACCTTGTTCTCCTACAACCGTGTTCGCGGCATGGTGACCCGGCTCAACGCCCGCCAGTGCGCCAGCATGGGCGAGCTGCGGCTCGTCGCCTGGGGGGTTGCCGCGGCTGCGCGGTTCGTGCCGCGCGCCACCTGCCTTACCCAGGCGCTTTCGGGTCAATACATTCTCGCGCGCCAGGGCAATGCCTCCAACATCCGCATCGGCATCGAACGTGGCACGGGCGAGCAATTGAAGGCGCATGCCTGGCTGGTCAGCGACAACCATGTCGTGCTTGGCGGCTCCGTCGATGGTTTCGCGCATCTGGTCGACCACGGCAGCAGATGA
- a CDS encoding glycosyltransferase family 2 protein — protein sequence MSMTKSEVCVIIAAKNAGRTIAVAIASALREPEVAEVVVVDDGSTDNTADIARSADDGSARLKVMRLDVNRGPSFARNAAIAGSKAPFISILDADDFFLKGRFRNLFAAADWDFAADNIMLIRDDATSDATKIVAPDFAADPEFLDFERFVEGNISRRRVQRGELGFLKPVISRAFLDRHRLRYDESLRLGEDYELYARAVALGARFKIIRSCGYGAFVRADSLSGRHKTQDLKRLADADLALLAIDSLPEGSKAVLRRHERHVRDKYRLRNFLDVKAERGLASAAAYAFASQSNLVPIVQGVASDKLEALFRRVGLVSGQKQVPPLRFLMAGTNAGKER from the coding sequence ATGTCGATGACGAAATCCGAGGTCTGCGTGATCATCGCGGCCAAAAATGCGGGGCGCACGATCGCGGTCGCCATCGCATCCGCGTTGCGCGAACCTGAGGTGGCCGAGGTCGTCGTCGTCGACGACGGCTCCACCGACAATACGGCCGACATCGCCCGCTCCGCCGACGACGGCAGTGCCCGGCTCAAGGTCATGCGCCTTGACGTCAATCGCGGCCCGTCCTTCGCCCGCAATGCCGCCATCGCCGGCTCAAAAGCGCCGTTCATCAGCATTCTGGATGCCGACGACTTTTTCCTCAAGGGCCGGTTCCGCAACCTGTTTGCCGCCGCCGATTGGGATTTCGCGGCCGACAACATCATGCTCATCAGGGATGACGCGACGAGTGACGCAACCAAAATCGTCGCCCCCGATTTTGCCGCCGATCCGGAATTCCTCGACTTCGAGCGCTTCGTCGAAGGCAACATCTCCAGGCGTCGCGTGCAGCGAGGCGAGCTTGGCTTCCTGAAGCCCGTGATCAGCCGCGCTTTCCTTGACCGGCACCGATTGCGCTACGACGAGAGCCTGCGCCTGGGCGAGGATTACGAGCTCTACGCCCGCGCGGTCGCCCTCGGCGCACGGTTCAAGATCATCCGCTCCTGCGGTTACGGCGCTTTCGTGCGCGCCGATTCGCTCAGCGGCCGCCACAAGACGCAGGATCTGAAGCGGCTGGCCGATGCGGATCTGGCACTGCTGGCGATCGACAGCCTGCCGGAAGGCTCCAAGGCGGTGCTGCGGCGGCACGAGCGGCATGTGCGCGACAAATACCGGCTGCGCAATTTCCTCGACGTGAAGGCCGAGCGCGGGCTCGCTTCGGCCGCGGCCTATGCCTTCGCAAGTCAATCCAACCTGGTCCCCATCGTCCAGGGCGTGGCGTCCGACAAGCTCGAGGCGCTGTTTCGTCGCGTTGGCCTTGTCTCCGGGCAAAAGCAGGTGCCGCCGCTGCGTTTCCTGATGGCCGGGACCAATGCGGGCAAGGAACGGTAA
- a CDS encoding lasso peptide isopeptide bond-forming cyclase — protein sequence MSGVAGILLRQGPAPADAAADIQQMLARMRHRGPDGNSWWLDAGVALGHAWLNTTDEAGPGPLTMAGGKLAITADCRLDNRDELMARLGIRDRSVADATLLMRAYLRWGEASPVHLQGDFAFAIWDAERQLLFCARDHFGVKPFYYHAADRCFAFASEIGPMLGLDGVGARISERRISGFLAGLPDDPQSTPYSDVFSLPARHSLTVTAQQVVLRRYWQIEPSARPLRSDAAEEFTHLFSQSVRNRMRGSQSIGAMLSGGLDSSSIACVASLQNAAERKPKLPTFSLIFEKGSSMDERPFIDAVLDQQKTDPTLIPVGNYAPFAEFERVLEEQEGTFLAPGLTLTRGIYRTAGAKGIKVLLDGHGGDEVVSQGHGHLHELANGGRWLDLWREVRSASNTYGDSTLGLYFQFLTLYGPAWRIAKARQLATRALNRIRKPAQTQRGRSWRDLINPDLARRTELIDRFHRAGYMPPGVQASDALSHRWILSNGYVPHSFEVLDKAAANFGVEPRYPFWDKPLVEFCLALPGEEKLSHGFGRYVLRRAMEGILPAAVQWRRTKIDFTANLVNGMVRNHRDLLEQLLVSDAGRIAPYVNLPQVSAAYARLLSQPDQAAPLDVQYVWRSASLSLWLRQVQHAGSPA from the coding sequence ATGAGCGGCGTGGCCGGAATCCTGCTGCGACAGGGCCCCGCGCCGGCGGATGCGGCGGCCGACATCCAGCAGATGCTGGCCCGCATGCGCCATCGCGGCCCCGACGGAAATTCATGGTGGCTGGATGCCGGCGTAGCCCTTGGCCACGCCTGGCTCAACACCACGGATGAAGCCGGCCCCGGCCCACTGACCATGGCCGGAGGCAAGCTCGCCATCACCGCCGATTGCCGGCTGGACAATCGCGACGAGCTGATGGCGCGGCTCGGCATACGCGACAGGTCGGTTGCGGACGCGACATTGCTGATGCGGGCCTATCTGCGCTGGGGCGAAGCCAGCCCCGTGCATCTGCAAGGCGATTTCGCCTTTGCCATCTGGGACGCCGAGCGGCAGCTGTTGTTCTGTGCGCGCGACCATTTCGGGGTCAAACCGTTCTACTACCATGCGGCGGACCGGTGTTTTGCCTTTGCCTCCGAGATCGGGCCGATGCTTGGCCTCGACGGGGTCGGTGCGCGCATCAGCGAGCGCCGCATTTCGGGATTCCTGGCCGGACTTCCCGACGACCCGCAATCCACCCCCTACAGCGATGTCTTCAGCCTGCCGGCGCGTCACAGCCTCACTGTCACCGCGCAACAGGTGGTGCTGCGCCGATACTGGCAGATCGAGCCGTCGGCGCGACCGCTGCGGTCGGATGCGGCGGAGGAATTCACCCATCTGTTTTCGCAATCGGTGCGCAACCGCATGCGCGGAAGTCAGTCGATCGGCGCGATGCTGAGTGGCGGCCTCGATTCCTCGTCGATCGCCTGTGTCGCCAGCCTGCAGAACGCCGCCGAGCGGAAACCGAAGCTGCCGACCTTCTCGCTGATTTTCGAGAAGGGTTCGTCGATGGACGAGCGGCCCTTCATCGATGCCGTGCTGGATCAGCAAAAAACCGATCCGACGCTGATCCCCGTCGGCAATTATGCGCCCTTTGCTGAATTCGAACGCGTGCTGGAGGAGCAGGAAGGCACCTTCCTGGCGCCGGGCCTGACGCTGACCCGCGGCATCTACCGGACGGCGGGCGCCAAAGGAATCAAGGTGCTGCTCGACGGCCATGGCGGCGACGAGGTCGTTTCGCAGGGACATGGCCATCTGCACGAGCTTGCCAATGGCGGCAGGTGGCTGGACCTTTGGCGCGAGGTCCGCAGCGCCTCCAACACCTATGGCGACAGCACGCTCGGCCTCTATTTCCAGTTCCTGACCCTCTACGGGCCGGCCTGGCGGATCGCCAAGGCGAGACAGCTGGCGACCCGGGCTCTCAACAGGATACGCAAGCCCGCGCAAACACAGCGCGGCCGCAGCTGGCGCGACCTGATCAATCCGGACCTGGCCAGGCGGACCGAACTTATCGACCGCTTCCACCGGGCCGGCTATATGCCGCCCGGCGTCCAGGCCAGCGACGCGCTCAGCCATCGCTGGATCCTGTCCAACGGCTATGTGCCGCACTCTTTCGAGGTGCTCGACAAGGCGGCGGCCAATTTCGGCGTCGAGCCGCGTTATCCCTTCTGGGACAAGCCGCTGGTCGAATTCTGCCTGGCGCTGCCGGGCGAGGAGAAACTCAGCCACGGCTTTGGCCGCTATGTGTTGCGTCGGGCCATGGAGGGCATCCTGCCGGCGGCGGTGCAGTGGCGACGCACCAAGATCGATTTCACCGCCAATCTCGTCAACGGCATGGTACGCAACCATCGCGACCTCCTGGAACAGCTGCTGGTTTCGGATGCCGGCCGCATCGCGCCCTATGTCAACCTGCCACAGGTGAGCGCCGCCTATGCGCGGCTGCTCAGCCAACCCGATCAGGCAGCACCGCTCGATGTCCAATATGTCTGGCGTTCGGCTTCGCTGTCGCTGTGGCTGCGGCAGGTCCAGCACGCCGGGAGCCCCGCATAA